A DNA window from Rossellomorea marisflavi contains the following coding sequences:
- a CDS encoding 16S rRNA (uracil(1498)-N(3))-methyltransferase, whose translation MQRYFVGEPYHDGEWVSISGEDHHHIVRVMRMQEGSELFVVFPDQSSAIGKIERISSDAVDVSIVEWESDKKEMPISVTIASGLPKGDKLEWILQKGTELGASGFIPFKAERSIVKWDEKKGKKKVERWEKIVKEAAEQSHRTLIPDLSSPLTLKELLVEAEGYDYKLVAYEEESRAGERSNLSNVLSEVKPSQRVLILFGPEGGLTDSEVELCKENGFIPCGLGPRILRTETAPLYALSAISYQLELMR comes from the coding sequence ATGCAGCGCTACTTTGTAGGGGAACCCTATCACGATGGAGAATGGGTCTCCATTTCAGGAGAAGATCATCATCATATCGTCCGGGTGATGAGGATGCAGGAAGGCAGCGAGCTCTTCGTTGTTTTTCCTGACCAATCCTCTGCCATCGGGAAAATTGAAAGGATTTCCAGTGACGCTGTCGATGTATCGATAGTAGAATGGGAGTCGGACAAGAAGGAAATGCCAATTTCAGTCACCATTGCGAGCGGTTTGCCGAAAGGGGATAAGTTGGAATGGATCCTTCAGAAGGGAACCGAGCTTGGCGCCTCGGGATTTATCCCTTTTAAAGCAGAACGCTCCATTGTGAAATGGGATGAAAAGAAGGGGAAGAAGAAAGTCGAGCGCTGGGAGAAGATTGTCAAGGAAGCGGCCGAACAGTCGCACCGCACGCTGATCCCCGACCTTTCTTCACCGCTTACGTTAAAAGAATTGCTTGTGGAAGCCGAGGGGTATGATTACAAGCTTGTCGCATATGAAGAAGAATCGAGAGCGGGAGAAAGAAGCAATCTTTCAAACGTGCTCTCGGAAGTGAAGCCTTCACAAAGGGTCTTGATCCTATTCGGACCCGAAGGCGGTTTGACCGATAGCGAAGTGGAATTGTGCAAGGAAAACGGGTTCATCCCATGCGGCCTCGGACCGAGGATCCTACGGACGGAGACCGCTCCTCTTTATGCTCTGTCCGCCATCAGCTATCAATTAGAATTAATGAGGTGA
- the prmA gene encoding 50S ribosomal protein L11 methyltransferase, which yields MKWSEISILTTNEAIEPVSNILHESGASGVVIEDPMELIKEREDVFGEIYQLDPEDYPNEGVLVKAYLPVNSFLGETVEEIKQGITNLVTYDIDIGENKVEISEVNEEEWATAWKKYYHPVKISDKVTIVPTWEEYTPVNSDELIIELDPGMAFGTGTHPTTVMCIQALERTVKENDFVLDVGTGSGVLSIASALMKAERVNAYDLDEVAVRSARLNVKLNKVQNIVTVDQNNLLEGITEEADVIVANILAEIILRFTEDAYRLTKPGGYFITSGIIQPKKQQVRDALEGAGFHVEEVMVMEDWVAIIAKRPVN from the coding sequence ATGAAATGGTCAGAAATCAGTATCCTTACAACGAACGAAGCAATCGAACCAGTTTCCAATATCCTTCATGAATCAGGTGCCAGTGGTGTCGTGATTGAAGATCCGATGGAGCTGATCAAAGAACGGGAAGACGTATTCGGGGAGATCTACCAACTCGACCCTGAGGATTATCCCAATGAAGGTGTGTTGGTCAAAGCGTATCTGCCGGTCAACAGCTTCCTTGGTGAAACCGTTGAGGAAATCAAGCAGGGCATCACCAATCTCGTGACCTATGACATCGATATCGGTGAGAACAAAGTGGAGATTTCCGAAGTGAATGAGGAAGAGTGGGCGACGGCGTGGAAAAAATATTATCACCCGGTGAAGATTTCTGATAAGGTGACGATCGTGCCGACGTGGGAAGAGTATACCCCTGTCAACAGCGACGAACTCATCATCGAGCTCGACCCTGGTATGGCATTCGGTACGGGTACGCATCCCACCACGGTCATGTGCATCCAGGCCCTTGAGCGGACCGTGAAGGAAAACGACTTCGTCCTCGACGTCGGGACCGGATCCGGTGTCTTATCCATCGCCTCTGCCCTCATGAAGGCAGAGCGAGTGAACGCATATGACCTGGATGAAGTAGCCGTACGCTCGGCAAGATTGAATGTCAAGCTGAATAAGGTCCAGAACATCGTGACGGTGGATCAGAACAATCTCCTTGAAGGCATCACGGAGGAAGCCGATGTGATTGTAGCGAATATCCTGGCTGAAATCATCCTTCGCTTCACCGAGGACGCATATCGCCTCACGAAGCCCGGTGGATATTTCATCACGTCAGGGATCATCCAGCCGAAGAAACAGCAGGTCCGTGACGCTCTTGAAGGTGCAGGGTTCCACGTGGAAGAAGTCATGGTGATGGAAGACTGGGTTGCCATCATCGCGAAGCGGCCGGTGAATTGA
- the mtaB gene encoding tRNA (N(6)-L-threonylcarbamoyladenosine(37)-C(2))-methylthiotransferase MtaB produces MPSVAFHTLGCKVNHYETEAIWQLFKEEGYDRVEYDSISDVYVINTCTVTNTGDKKSRQVIRRAIRKNPDAVICVTGCYAQTSPAEIMAIPGVDIVVGTQDRRKMLTYIEEYKKERQPINGVTNIMKNRVYEELDVPAFTDRTRASLKIQEGCNNFCTFCIIPWARGLMRSRDPEEVINQAQQLVDAGYKEIVLTGIHTGGYGEDMKDYNLAMLLTDLEKKVKGLKRIRISSIEASQLTDEVIDVIDRSNMVVRHLHIPLQSGSNTVLKRMRRKYTMEFFAERLEKLKKALPGLAVTSDVIVGFPGETEEEFMETYNFIKDQKFSELHVFPYSQRTGTPAARMDDQIDEEVKNERVHRLINLSDQLAKEYASGFENEVLEVIPEEQVDGNLYVGYTDNYLKVIFPASEEMIGKLVKVKITKAGYPTNQGEFVRVLEDQKAVI; encoded by the coding sequence ATGCCATCAGTAGCGTTCCATACGTTAGGATGCAAAGTGAATCATTATGAAACAGAAGCGATCTGGCAGCTGTTTAAAGAAGAAGGATACGACCGGGTGGAGTATGACTCCATTTCAGACGTATACGTGATCAATACGTGTACAGTGACAAATACGGGGGATAAAAAGAGCCGTCAGGTAATCAGGAGGGCAATCCGTAAGAATCCCGACGCAGTCATCTGCGTGACGGGATGCTATGCGCAGACCTCCCCTGCAGAAATCATGGCCATCCCCGGAGTGGATATCGTAGTCGGAACGCAGGACCGCAGGAAGATGCTCACATACATCGAAGAGTACAAAAAAGAACGCCAGCCGATCAACGGCGTGACCAATATCATGAAAAACCGCGTATATGAAGAGCTGGATGTACCGGCCTTTACGGACCGTACAAGGGCTTCACTCAAGATCCAGGAAGGCTGCAACAACTTCTGCACGTTCTGCATCATTCCATGGGCCCGCGGACTCATGCGCTCCCGTGACCCCGAAGAAGTCATCAACCAGGCACAGCAACTGGTTGATGCAGGATACAAGGAAATCGTCTTGACCGGGATTCATACTGGAGGATACGGGGAAGACATGAAAGACTACAATCTTGCCATGCTTCTCACCGACCTCGAGAAGAAGGTGAAGGGGCTGAAGCGGATCAGGATCTCATCCATCGAAGCGAGTCAGCTTACGGATGAAGTCATCGATGTGATCGATCGATCCAATATGGTCGTGAGGCATCTCCATATTCCGCTTCAATCCGGTTCCAATACCGTCCTGAAGCGCATGCGCCGGAAATATACGATGGAATTCTTCGCTGAAAGGCTTGAAAAGCTCAAGAAAGCATTGCCGGGCTTGGCCGTGACTTCTGATGTGATCGTCGGATTCCCAGGTGAAACGGAAGAAGAGTTCATGGAAACGTACAATTTCATCAAAGATCAAAAATTCTCTGAACTCCATGTGTTCCCTTACTCACAAAGGACAGGTACACCTGCTGCCAGGATGGATGATCAAATCGATGAAGAGGTGAAGAATGAACGTGTTCATCGCCTCATCAATCTATCTGATCAGCTGGCGAAGGAGTATGCTTCCGGGTTTGAAAACGAAGTGCTGGAAGTAATCCCTGAAGAACAGGTGGACGGGAATCTGTATGTAGGGTATACGGATAACTACCTGAAAGTTATCTTCCCTGCAAGCGAGGAGATGATCGGGAAACTCGTGAAGGTGAAAATCACCAAGGCCGGTTATCCGACCAACCAAGGTGAATTCGTACGGGTCCTCGAGGATCAAAAAGCTGTTATCTGA
- a CDS encoding glycoside hydrolase family 13 protein → MERSWRKEAVGYQIYPRSFQDSNGDGIGDIQGVIQRLDYIKDLGIDVIWICPVYESPNDDNGYDISDYQDIMKDFGTMEDFDQLLSEVHKRGMKLIMDLVLNHTSDEHPWFIESRSAVDSPKRDWYIWRDAKDGKEPNNWESIFNGSAWEFDEESGQYYLHVFSTKQPDLNWENPDVREALYDTVNWWLDKGIDGFRIDAISHIKKRPGLPDMPNPEGKKYVSSFDMHMNQEGIHTFLKEFKEQTYANYDVLTVGEANGVSADEAGLWVGEKEGKMDMIFQFEHLGLWDAESDAELDIVELKKVLSRWQKGLEGDGWNALFIENHDKPRVVSTWGNDTDLWRESATAMGAMYFLMQGTPFIYQGQEIGMTNVQFPSLEDYDDVAVKNLYRAKREEGLEHDAIMEIIWASSRDNSRTPMQWSAADQAGFSSVDPWMKVNPNYREINVSAQEKDPGSILSFYKKMIALKKSEPVFTYGVYELLLKDHPQIYAYTRSVEDTRVVVLTNLSTEGAEVDLGDIQVVSSRLLLANHEVEAHEESSMITLKPYEARVYKI, encoded by the coding sequence ATGGAACGATCATGGCGTAAAGAAGCAGTGGGATATCAGATTTACCCCCGGAGTTTTCAAGATTCCAACGGGGACGGGATCGGAGATATTCAAGGTGTCATTCAACGGCTTGATTATATCAAGGACCTTGGCATCGATGTGATCTGGATCTGTCCGGTATATGAATCCCCGAATGATGATAACGGGTATGATATATCCGACTATCAGGACATCATGAAAGATTTCGGTACGATGGAAGATTTCGACCAGCTCCTGTCTGAAGTGCATAAGCGGGGTATGAAGTTGATCATGGATCTCGTGTTGAACCATACGAGCGATGAACATCCATGGTTCATTGAATCCCGGAGCGCTGTCGATAGTCCGAAACGGGACTGGTATATCTGGAGGGATGCAAAAGACGGGAAGGAACCGAACAACTGGGAAAGCATCTTCAATGGTTCGGCATGGGAATTCGATGAAGAATCAGGGCAATACTATTTGCATGTGTTCTCCACGAAGCAACCCGACTTGAACTGGGAGAATCCAGATGTACGTGAAGCGCTGTATGACACGGTGAACTGGTGGCTCGACAAAGGGATCGATGGATTCCGGATCGATGCCATCAGCCATATTAAGAAGCGTCCCGGCCTTCCGGATATGCCGAATCCTGAAGGGAAGAAATATGTTTCATCATTCGATATGCATATGAACCAGGAAGGGATCCACACCTTCCTCAAAGAATTCAAAGAACAGACCTACGCGAATTATGATGTGTTGACCGTCGGCGAAGCCAATGGGGTAAGTGCAGATGAGGCTGGCCTATGGGTCGGGGAGAAGGAAGGGAAGATGGACATGATCTTCCAGTTCGAGCATCTTGGACTATGGGATGCCGAGTCTGATGCCGAGCTCGACATCGTGGAATTGAAGAAGGTTCTCAGCCGCTGGCAGAAGGGGCTTGAGGGTGACGGCTGGAATGCCCTGTTCATCGAGAACCACGATAAGCCGCGGGTTGTGTCGACCTGGGGGAATGATACCGATCTGTGGAGGGAGAGCGCGACTGCTATGGGAGCGATGTACTTCCTCATGCAGGGGACCCCGTTCATCTATCAGGGACAGGAAATCGGCATGACCAACGTCCAATTCCCTTCACTTGAAGACTATGATGATGTAGCTGTGAAGAATCTGTACCGCGCCAAGCGTGAGGAAGGATTGGAACATGACGCCATCATGGAGATCATCTGGGCATCATCACGTGATAACAGCCGTACGCCGATGCAGTGGTCTGCTGCTGATCAGGCAGGCTTCTCCTCTGTGGATCCGTGGATGAAGGTCAATCCGAACTACAGGGAGATCAATGTATCCGCACAGGAAAAAGATCCGGGATCAATCCTTTCATTCTATAAGAAAATGATTGCACTTAAGAAATCAGAGCCTGTGTTCACATATGGGGTCTACGAGCTGCTTCTTAAGGACCATCCGCAGATCTATGCGTATACCCGAAGCGTTGAAGACACCCGTGTCGTAGTGCTCACGAATTTATCGACGGAAGGTGCGGAAGTGGATCTTGGTGACATCCAGGTGGTGTCTTCCCGACTGCTCTTGGCCAATCATGAAGTCGAAGCTCATGAAGAATCGAGTATGATCACGCTCAAACCATATGAAGCAAGGGTCTACAAGATCTAG